Proteins found in one Toxotes jaculatrix isolate fToxJac2 chromosome 18, fToxJac2.pri, whole genome shotgun sequence genomic segment:
- the eve1 gene encoding even-skipped-like1 yields MLAEGRQTPVAAVAGEEQQEPCPRSALLDQSRRHRTAFTREQLSRLEQEYGKESYVSRPRRCELATALNLPETTIKVWFQNRRMKDKRQRHSLPWPHPLVDPLGALFIGRASPSSTLPYPFIPPHLPHLPLHHYSHLALTSPASPAHSPYSAPMRPLDALRLSQYHNRPGGLPQTTAALYPSASIVHHPASCPCPLCLHWGPEQLLKARGEALGLSQPRSPKANIQPAGLERREEIV; encoded by the exons ATGT TGGCGGAGGGCAGACAGACGCCGGTGGCGGCCGTCGCcggagaggagcagcaggagccgTGCCCGCGCAGCGCTTTGCTCGACCAAAGTCGGCGGCACCGGACGGCGTTCACGCGAGAGCAGCTGTCCCGGTTGGAGCAGGAATACGGCAAGGAGAGCTACGTCTCCAGACCCCGGCGCTGCGAACTGGCCACGGCGCTCAACTTACCGGAGACGACGATAAAG GTGTGGTTCCAGAACAGGAGGATGAAGGATAAACGCCAGAGACACTCCCTGCCTTGGCCTCACCCTCTCGTCGACCCCCTGGGTGCGCTCTTTATAGGCCGtgcctctccttcctccaccttaCCATACCCCTTCATCCCACCCCatctcccccacctcccccttcACCACTACTCCCACCTGGCTCTCACctcgccagcctccccagctcaCAGTCCCTACAGTGCACCCATGAGGCCCCTGGATGCACTCCGCCTCTCCCAGTACCACAACAGGCCAGGGGGGCTGCCTCAGACCACAGCAGCCCTCTACCCGTCTGCCAGTATCGTGCACCATCCGGCTTCGTGCCCCTGTCCCCTTTGTCTGCACTGGGGACCAGAGCAACTCCTTAAAGCCAGAGGGGAGGCACTGGGACTGAGCCAGCCCCGTAGTCCCAAGGCCAACATCCAGCCTGCTGGTCTGGAGCGGAGAGAAGAGATAGTGTAA